The region TGTTAATTTTGTGATATTTGGACGAGCTATCACGATTAACTTCTTAGTAGGATCAATTTGATTTTTCATTTGGAATAGAGCTTCTCTGATTTGCCGTTTAACACGATTTCTCATCACTGCATTTCCAACTTTTTTACCAACTGAAAGACCCACTCTAAAATGTTTTGGCTCAATCACGTCATCTTG is a window of Vagococcus intermedius DNA encoding:
- the rnpA gene encoding ribonuclease P protein component codes for the protein MKKSYRIKKEMEFHTIMKQKNSYANRNFVVYIAAQDDVIEPKHFRVGLSVGKKVGNAVMRNRVKRQIREALFQMKNQIDPTKKLIVIARPNITKLTTEEVANNLKHVFKLANII